The following coding sequences lie in one Massilia sp. KIM genomic window:
- a CDS encoding LLM class flavin-dependent oxidoreductase: protein MIPFSILDLSPIAEGSDAADSFRRSLDLAQHGERWGYQRFWLAEHHGMPGIASAATAVLIGYVAGGTNTIRVGAGGIMLPNHSPLVIAEQFGTLASLYPGRIDLGLGRAPGSDQVTARALRRNLASDADEFPQDVVELMDYFAGSTRRPVQAVPGAGLEVPLWILGSSLFGAQLAAHLGLPYAFASHFAPQMMMQAIELYRASFRPSAQLDKPYVMLGYNVFAAETDEEAQFLATSMQQAFVNLRSGRPTRLKPPVRGYLEALDLPERMMLDSVLSCSAIGSPASVKTQMEAFIARTRPDELMITSQIFDHAARLRSYEITAEIQRAG from the coding sequence ATGATTCCTTTCTCGATACTCGACCTCTCCCCCATCGCAGAAGGCAGCGATGCGGCGGATTCCTTCCGGCGTTCCCTCGACCTCGCCCAGCACGGCGAGCGCTGGGGCTATCAACGCTTCTGGCTGGCGGAGCACCACGGCATGCCGGGTATCGCCAGCGCCGCCACGGCGGTGCTGATCGGCTACGTGGCCGGCGGCACCAACACCATCCGGGTCGGCGCCGGCGGCATCATGCTGCCCAACCATTCGCCGCTGGTGATCGCCGAGCAGTTCGGCACCTTGGCCTCGCTCTACCCGGGCCGGATCGACCTCGGCCTGGGCCGCGCGCCCGGTTCGGACCAGGTCACCGCGCGCGCCCTGCGCCGCAACCTGGCCTCCGATGCCGACGAGTTCCCGCAGGACGTGGTGGAGCTGATGGACTACTTCGCCGGCTCGACCCGGCGCCCGGTCCAGGCCGTGCCCGGCGCCGGCCTCGAGGTGCCGCTGTGGATCCTCGGCTCCAGCCTGTTCGGCGCCCAGCTCGCCGCCCACCTGGGCCTGCCTTATGCCTTCGCCTCGCACTTCGCACCCCAGATGATGATGCAGGCGATCGAACTCTACCGCGCAAGTTTCCGCCCATCCGCGCAGTTGGACAAGCCTTATGTGATGCTGGGGTATAACGTATTCGCCGCCGAGACCGACGAGGAGGCGCAATTCCTCGCCACCTCGATGCAGCAGGCCTTCGTCAACCTACGCAGCGGCCGGCCGACCAGGCTCAAGCCGCCGGTGCGCGGCTACCTGGAGGCGCTCGACCTGCCGGAACGCATGATGCTCGACAGCGTGCTGTCTTGCTCGGCCATCGGCTCGCCCGCCAGCGTGAAGACGCAGATGGAAGCCTTCATCGCGCGCACCCGTCCGGACGAGCTGATGATCACCTCGCAGATCTTCGACCACGCGGCGCGCCTGCGCTCCTACGAGATCACGGCCGAGATCCAGCGCGCCGGCTAG
- a CDS encoding isochorismatase family protein produces the protein MDQHPFDLARTALVLIDLQISNVQRELAPYSAEQTVGNCVLLAQEMRNRGAMVVYVHVLLEELPTPPADAPLRAAGAPAPAPEASRLAPEAGVEAGDVVIVKRQWGAFYGTELDQLLRRRGIDTLVLCGIATNFGVESTARAAFDRGYALVFAEDAMSSMEAEAHHFACRQVFPRMGRVRSTRTLIDMLQAGTGDA, from the coding sequence ATGGATCAACATCCGTTCGACCTGGCGCGCACGGCGCTGGTCCTGATCGATCTGCAGATCAGCAACGTCCAGCGCGAGCTGGCGCCCTACAGCGCTGAACAGACGGTCGGCAACTGCGTGCTGCTGGCCCAGGAAATGCGCAATCGCGGCGCGATGGTGGTCTACGTGCACGTGCTGCTGGAGGAACTGCCCACGCCGCCGGCCGATGCGCCGCTGCGCGCGGCGGGCGCGCCGGCGCCGGCGCCCGAGGCCTCGCGCCTGGCGCCGGAAGCCGGCGTCGAGGCGGGCGACGTGGTGATCGTCAAGCGCCAGTGGGGCGCTTTCTACGGCACCGAACTCGACCAGCTGCTGCGACGGCGCGGCATCGACACCCTGGTGCTGTGCGGCATCGCCACCAATTTTGGCGTGGAATCGACGGCGCGCGCGGCTTTTGATCGCGGCTATGCGCTGGTGTTCGCGGAGGACGCGATGAGCAGCATGGAGGCCGAGGCCCACCATTTTGCCTGCCGCCAGGTCTTCCCGCGCATGGGACGGGTGCGCTCCACGCGCACCCTGATCGACATGCTGCAGGCAGGGACCGGCGACGCCTGA
- a CDS encoding PQQ-dependent sugar dehydrogenase codes for MSGSLALALMLVVNNSALAQVEVVDKPPSASGWRAETVAEGLPQPWGMTWLPDGRLLVTGKEGSLHLVEGKRVQPVALEGLPTLFTGGQGGLLDIAVHPADKTNPRVYMTMASGSDSENRTVLVQGVFDGKRVHSVKTLFSVTPGKSGGQHFGSRLAWMPDGTLLMSIGDGGNPPQRVGSMLAREQAQNLGSHHGSILRLTAEGKPAPGNPLASQKGALPEIWSYGHRNIQGLAVDPKTGRVWASEHGPRGGDEINLVEAGKNYGWPLQSYGLDYKTREPVGTKVVPGMVQPLVVWSPSPAPSGLVVYSGKAFPQWQGSLFSGSLAGEDIRRVALDAQGKVTKQERLPIGKRVRDVRQGPDGQLYVLTDESRGSLLRIVPQ; via the coding sequence TTGTCGGGCTCGCTGGCCCTTGCTCTGATGCTGGTGGTTAATAACTCTGCACTGGCCCAGGTCGAGGTCGTCGACAAGCCACCCAGCGCGAGCGGCTGGCGCGCCGAAACCGTGGCCGAGGGCCTGCCCCAGCCCTGGGGCATGACCTGGCTGCCGGACGGCCGCCTGCTGGTCACCGGCAAGGAGGGCAGCCTGCACCTGGTCGAGGGCAAGCGCGTGCAGCCGGTCGCCCTCGAGGGCCTGCCCACGCTGTTCACCGGCGGCCAGGGCGGCCTGCTCGACATCGCCGTGCACCCCGCGGACAAGACCAATCCGCGCGTCTACATGACCATGGCCAGCGGCAGCGACAGCGAGAACCGGACCGTGCTGGTGCAGGGCGTGTTCGACGGCAAGCGCGTGCACAGCGTGAAGACCCTGTTCTCGGTCACGCCCGGCAAGAGCGGCGGCCAGCACTTCGGCTCGCGCCTGGCGTGGATGCCGGACGGCACGCTCCTGATGAGCATCGGCGACGGCGGCAACCCGCCCCAGCGCGTGGGCAGCATGCTGGCGCGCGAGCAGGCTCAGAACCTGGGCAGCCACCATGGCTCCATCCTGCGCCTGACGGCCGAGGGCAAGCCGGCGCCGGGCAATCCGCTGGCGTCCCAGAAGGGCGCCTTGCCCGAGATCTGGAGCTATGGCCACCGCAATATCCAGGGCCTGGCGGTCGACCCGAAGACCGGGCGTGTCTGGGCCAGCGAGCACGGCCCGCGCGGCGGCGACGAGATCAACCTGGTCGAAGCCGGCAAGAACTATGGCTGGCCGCTGCAGAGCTATGGCCTGGACTACAAGACCCGCGAGCCGGTCGGCACCAAGGTGGTGCCGGGCATGGTGCAGCCGCTGGTGGTGTGGTCGCCCTCGCCAGCGCCTTCGGGCCTGGTGGTCTACAGCGGCAAGGCCTTCCCGCAATGGCAGGGCAGCCTGTTCAGCGGCAGCCTGGCGGGCGAGGACATCCGCCGCGTCGCGCTCGACGCCCAGGGCAAGGTGACCAAGCAGGAACGCCTGCCGATCGGCAAGCGCGTGCGCGACGTGCGCCAGGGACCGGACGGGCAGCTCTACGTGCTGACCGACGAGTCGCGCGGCAGCCTGCTGCGCATCGTGCCGCAGTAA
- a CDS encoding pitrilysin family protein yields the protein MAVSVRRSIHLAAALALAIGGASAQAAPARPAAPEIPIPHIPYTKFTLKNGLTVIVHEDHKTPVVAVNTWYHVGSKNEKPGKTGFAHLFEHLMFSGSDNFKKTYLTAMEGIGATDLNGTTNQDRTNYFQNVPTSMLDYALFAESDRMGHLLGTVDQKKLDLQRGVVQNEKRQRENQPYGIAYELLVTNTYPAGHPYSWTVIGKMEDLDAASMTDVQDWFKKNYGPNNTVLVLSGDITPEVARQKVEQYYGHIPPGPPLAKHAAWVAKRSGTHRLTAQDRVPQTRIYRTWNVPGAHTPEEVQLDLAARILGGGKTSRLYKRLVYKDQLATSAVAGDASSEIGGQFSITLTARPGADPRKMEAAADEELRALLKNDPTQDELRLAKTAILAQYTRIVERVGGFGGKSDLLASCQTYTGNPECYKDYLKAIKAATPASVKQAMNAWLSDGDFVLQIDPFPTLAANPPQVDRSKEPALGKPMSLKLPPMQKMTLSNGLKVVLAERHEAPVVNLQLLVDGGYASDARDLPGVASLAMRMLEEGTPTRKSLQIGEELESLGASFGASADLDSSAVTMNTLKATLPQALALYADLVQNPAFPENEFARLQKDRLAAIAREKTVPEMTALRVLPGLLYGKDHVYAHPLTGTGTEDAVKRMTRADLARYHAAWFKPNNATLLVVGDTTLAEMKPLLERAFAAWKPGEVPKKVIAPVSAPDRSRVYLVDRPGALQSVIVAAQLAPPRNHPEAVPLEVVNDVFGGTFSSRINMNLREDKHWSYGVSSWTWPAIGQQPFLSLSPVQTDKTQDAIKELVREYRDIAGGKPIAAAELRSAQDNNTLGLPGRFETAGQLAGAYSTILKYGLPEDYYNSFTQKVLSIEPGAANALAARAFTPDRLVWVVVGDMSKVEKDIRALNLGEVRKLDPDGNPVQ from the coding sequence ATGGCAGTTTCTGTTCGTCGCAGCATCCACCTGGCGGCGGCGCTCGCCCTGGCCATCGGCGGCGCATCCGCGCAGGCCGCGCCGGCCAGGCCGGCCGCACCCGAGATCCCGATCCCGCACATCCCCTACACCAAGTTCACGCTCAAGAACGGCCTGACCGTGATCGTGCACGAAGACCACAAGACCCCGGTGGTGGCGGTCAACACCTGGTACCACGTGGGCTCGAAGAACGAAAAGCCCGGCAAGACCGGCTTCGCCCACCTGTTCGAGCACCTGATGTTCAGCGGCAGCGACAACTTCAAGAAGACCTATCTCACCGCGATGGAGGGCATCGGTGCGACCGACCTGAACGGCACCACCAACCAGGACCGCACCAACTACTTCCAGAACGTGCCGACCTCGATGCTCGACTATGCGCTGTTCGCCGAGAGCGACCGCATGGGCCACCTGCTCGGCACGGTGGACCAGAAGAAGCTCGACCTGCAGCGCGGCGTGGTCCAGAACGAGAAGCGCCAGCGCGAGAACCAGCCCTACGGCATCGCCTACGAACTGCTGGTGACCAACACCTATCCGGCCGGCCACCCGTATTCCTGGACCGTGATCGGCAAGATGGAAGACCTGGATGCGGCCAGCATGACCGACGTGCAGGACTGGTTCAAGAAGAACTATGGCCCGAACAACACCGTGCTGGTGCTGTCGGGCGACATCACGCCGGAAGTGGCGCGCCAGAAGGTCGAGCAATACTACGGCCACATCCCGCCGGGTCCGCCGCTGGCCAAGCACGCCGCCTGGGTCGCCAAGCGCAGCGGCACCCACCGCCTCACGGCCCAGGACCGCGTGCCCCAGACCCGCATCTACCGCACCTGGAACGTGCCGGGCGCGCACACGCCCGAGGAAGTCCAGCTCGACCTTGCCGCGCGCATCCTTGGCGGCGGCAAGACCTCGCGCCTGTACAAGCGCCTGGTGTACAAGGACCAGCTGGCGACCAGCGCCGTGGCCGGAGACGCCTCGTCCGAGATCGGCGGCCAGTTCAGCATCACCCTGACCGCGCGCCCCGGCGCCGATCCGCGCAAGATGGAAGCGGCGGCCGACGAGGAACTGCGCGCCCTGCTGAAGAACGACCCGACCCAGGACGAGCTGCGCCTGGCCAAGACCGCGATCCTGGCCCAGTACACCCGCATCGTCGAGCGCGTCGGCGGCTTCGGCGGCAAGAGCGACCTGCTGGCGTCCTGCCAGACCTATACCGGCAATCCGGAGTGCTACAAGGACTACCTGAAGGCGATCAAGGCGGCCACCCCGGCCTCGGTGAAGCAGGCGATGAACGCCTGGCTGAGCGACGGCGACTTCGTGCTCCAGATCGACCCCTTCCCGACCCTGGCGGCCAACCCGCCCCAGGTCGACCGCAGCAAGGAGCCGGCGCTGGGCAAGCCGATGTCGCTCAAGCTGCCGCCGATGCAGAAGATGACCCTGTCCAACGGCCTCAAGGTGGTGCTGGCCGAGCGTCACGAGGCGCCGGTGGTGAACCTGCAGTTGCTGGTGGATGGCGGCTATGCTTCCGACGCCAGGGATCTGCCGGGCGTGGCCAGCCTGGCCATGCGCATGCTGGAAGAGGGCACCCCGACCCGCAAGTCGCTGCAGATCGGCGAGGAACTGGAGAGCCTGGGGGCCAGCTTCGGCGCCTCGGCCGACCTGGACAGCTCCGCCGTGACCATGAACACGCTCAAGGCGACCCTGCCGCAGGCGCTGGCGCTGTACGCCGACCTGGTGCAGAACCCGGCCTTCCCCGAGAACGAGTTCGCGCGCCTGCAGAAGGACCGCCTGGCCGCGATCGCGCGCGAGAAGACGGTGCCCGAGATGACCGCGTTGCGCGTGCTGCCCGGTCTGCTGTACGGCAAGGACCACGTGTATGCGCATCCCCTCACCGGCACCGGCACCGAGGACGCCGTCAAGCGCATGACCCGCGCCGACCTGGCGCGCTACCACGCCGCCTGGTTCAAGCCCAACAACGCGACCCTGCTGGTGGTGGGCGACACCACCCTGGCCGAGATGAAACCCCTGCTGGAGCGCGCCTTCGCGGCCTGGAAACCGGGTGAGGTGCCGAAGAAAGTGATCGCGCCGGTGTCCGCTCCGGACCGGAGCAGGGTCTACCTGGTCGACCGTCCGGGCGCACTGCAGAGCGTGATCGTGGCGGCCCAGCTGGCCCCGCCGCGCAACCATCCGGAAGCGGTGCCGCTGGAGGTCGTCAACGACGTGTTCGGCGGCACCTTCAGCTCGCGCATCAACATGAACCTGCGCGAGGACAAGCACTGGTCCTATGGCGTGTCGAGCTGGACGTGGCCGGCGATCGGCCAGCAGCCCTTCCTGAGCCTGTCGCCGGTGCAGACCGACAAGACCCAGGATGCGATCAAGGAACTGGTGCGCGAGTACCGCGACATCGCCGGCGGCAAGCCGATCGCGGCGGCGGAACTGCGTAGCGCCCAGGACAACAACACCCTGGGCCTGCCGGGCCGCTTCGAGACCGCGGGCCAGCTGGCCGGGGCCTATTCGACCATCCTGAAGTATGGCTTGCCGGAGGACTACTACAACAGCTTCACCCAGAAGGTGCTGTCCATCGAACCGGGCGCGGCGAATGCGCTGGCGGCGCGCGCCTTCACCCCGGACCGCCTGGTGTGGGTGGTCGTGGGCGACATGAGCAAGGTCGAGAAGGACATCCGCGCGCTCAATCTGGGCGAGGTCCGTAAGCTCGATCCGGACGGCAATCCGGTGCAATAA
- a CDS encoding DUF882 domain-containing protein has translation MRLYNTHTGEKLRSVFWAEGEFIPDALQDINKVMRDHRTNKIADIDPQLLLLVDMLNDKLGNDNKELHIISGYRSPESNAKLHANSNGVAKRSMHMDGKAIDIRLPGKDLKMLHRAAMSLKGGGVGYYPDSQFVHMDTGRVRYW, from the coding sequence TTGCGTCTGTATAACACGCACACGGGCGAAAAGCTGCGCAGCGTCTTCTGGGCCGAGGGCGAGTTCATTCCGGACGCCCTGCAGGACATCAACAAGGTCATGCGCGACCACCGCACCAACAAGATCGCGGACATCGATCCGCAGTTGCTGCTGCTGGTCGACATGCTGAACGACAAGCTCGGCAACGACAACAAGGAACTGCACATCATTTCCGGCTACCGCTCGCCGGAGTCGAACGCCAAGCTGCACGCCAACAGCAACGGTGTCGCCAAGCGCAGCATGCACATGGACGGCAAGGCGATCGACATCCGCCTGCCGGGCAAGGATCTCAAGATGCTGCACCGCGCCGCGATGTCGCTCAAGGGCGGCGGCGTCGGCTACTACCCGGATTCGCAGTTCGTCCACATGGACACCGGCCGGGTCCGCTACTGGTAA
- a CDS encoding serine hydrolase, which yields MFRFRRLPLSLALVSLLAAGCAALPERERAVAAERFDTAPLHALDRAVEDAVAARRLPGAVYRLEQAGTVYERAYGRFSDEADAAPVTPDTIFDAASLTKVLVTAPAVLMLAEEGRIDLDAPLVRYFPDCAGGGKEAITVRHLLTHVSGLPSGLPAKPDWRGDAAAHGLACAQQVTHAPGSYFRYSDINYILLGQLVQRVSGMPLQDFARRRIFGPLGMRDTGYLPLARVRAEAIAPTQKGGPEGLHGDLAPGQLLRGVVHDPTVRRMGGVAGSAGVFSTARDVARYARMLLNGGELDGVRVLGRDSVRLLTTVQTPPGIESLRGMGMDIDSPYAKRPRGGIYPLGSYGHTGFTGCILWIDPSSNSFYVFLSNRVYPDDKNNILPLYTELGTLSAQAVRATGP from the coding sequence ATGTTCCGATTCCGCCGCCTGCCGCTTTCCCTTGCCCTCGTGTCGCTGCTGGCCGCCGGCTGCGCCGCCTTGCCGGAGCGGGAGCGCGCCGTGGCCGCTGAGCGCTTCGACACGGCGCCGCTGCACGCCCTCGACCGCGCCGTCGAGGACGCGGTGGCGGCGCGCAGGCTGCCCGGCGCCGTCTATCGCCTGGAGCAGGCGGGGACGGTCTACGAGCGCGCCTACGGGCGGTTCAGCGACGAGGCAGACGCTGCCCCGGTCACCCCGGACACCATCTTCGACGCCGCCTCGCTCACCAAGGTGCTGGTGACCGCGCCGGCGGTCCTGATGCTGGCCGAGGAGGGCCGCATCGACCTGGACGCGCCGCTGGTGCGCTACTTCCCCGACTGCGCGGGCGGCGGCAAGGAGGCGATCACGGTGCGCCACCTGCTGACCCACGTGTCGGGCCTGCCGTCCGGCCTGCCGGCCAAACCGGACTGGCGCGGCGACGCGGCGGCCCATGGGCTGGCCTGCGCCCAGCAGGTGACCCATGCGCCGGGCAGCTACTTCCGCTACTCCGACATCAACTACATCCTGCTGGGCCAACTGGTGCAGCGCGTGTCCGGCATGCCGCTCCAGGACTTCGCGCGCCGCCGCATCTTCGGGCCGCTGGGCATGCGCGACACCGGCTACCTGCCGCTGGCGCGGGTGCGGGCGGAAGCGATCGCGCCGACCCAGAAGGGCGGGCCGGAAGGCCTGCACGGCGACCTCGCGCCGGGCCAGCTGCTGCGCGGCGTGGTGCACGACCCTACCGTGCGGCGCATGGGCGGCGTGGCCGGCTCGGCCGGCGTGTTCTCGACCGCGCGCGACGTCGCCCGCTATGCGCGCATGCTCCTCAATGGCGGCGAGCTGGACGGTGTGCGCGTGCTCGGCCGCGACAGCGTGCGCCTGCTCACCACGGTGCAGACCCCGCCCGGCATCGAGTCCCTGCGCGGCATGGGCATGGACATCGACTCGCCCTATGCCAAGCGGCCGCGCGGCGGCATCTATCCGCTCGGCAGTTATGGACATACCGGATTTACCGGCTGCATCCTATGGATCGATCCGTCGTCGAACAGCTTTTACGTGTTCCTGTCTAACCGGGTCTATCCCGACGACAAGAACAACATCCTGCCGCTGTACACGGAACTCGGCACCCTGTCTGCCCAGGCCGTCCGCGCCACCGGGCCTTGA
- a CDS encoding type VI secretion system tube protein Hcp yields MANDAYLQIDGITGESTDHKHRNWIEVSNVFYAIHQPRAMVVSTSGGHTSGRADVYPVTFLKLADLASPVLLQTCAAGRTLVKAVFEFMRADSNGNAIPYFRIELENVLIASITPDSGQAGVISERIQLAYAKIKWNYLRQSIRGGTQGNTSGGWDCSANRVC; encoded by the coding sequence ATGGCGAACGACGCATACTTGCAAATTGACGGCATCACAGGTGAGTCGACAGACCACAAGCATAGAAATTGGATAGAGGTTTCCAACGTCTTCTACGCCATTCATCAGCCTAGAGCCATGGTCGTATCGACCAGCGGGGGCCATACAAGCGGTAGAGCCGATGTCTATCCAGTCACCTTTCTTAAGCTTGCCGACCTCGCGTCGCCCGTACTGCTGCAAACCTGCGCGGCCGGAAGAACGCTTGTCAAGGCAGTCTTCGAGTTCATGCGCGCTGACAGCAATGGCAACGCTATCCCCTATTTCAGAATAGAACTGGAGAACGTTCTGATTGCCAGCATCACGCCGGATAGTGGGCAGGCCGGTGTCATCAGCGAGCGGATCCAGCTCGCGTACGCAAAGATCAAGTGGAACTACCTGCGCCAATCCATCAGGGGTGGAACGCAAGGCAATACGTCAGGCGGATGGGACTGCTCAGCCAATCGTGTTTGCTGA
- a CDS encoding methyl-accepting chemotaxis protein: MTLQKMKIGPLLALGFSAVLLLMLLLVGIGIAKMHTIGGMTSALTGEGIRKSNLLQEWKSIIEVNAARTIAVAKSTDPATDKFFLDAIAAGSKRADALQKEVKEILAADAEGTRLFEGIVAAREAYRNARQQAFKHKADGKLDEATRFFETDMLPRVNDYIGSLDKLVAYQKAAVTAEAAAIDHEFDTSRNAQLGLTLFALATGAVFAWLIARAITVPLQEALQVARTVASGNLGSKIEVRGANETGQLMGALKDMNDSLRGIVDRVRSGTETIASASHQIAGGNLELSSRTEQQASSLEETASAMEELTATVKQNAEHASHANTLALDASQVAARGGATVGKVVETMADISAASLRINDIVAVIDGIAFQTNILALNAAVEAARAGEQGRGFAVVASEVRALAQRSASAAKEIKVLIGDSTGKVQEGSRLVGEAGATMRDIVGAIERVAGIMSEIAAASGEQSTGIEQVNLAVAQMDQVTQQNAALVEEAAAASDALNEQARTLSQLVGTFHLEPVEGRALPPVPERRLLAA, encoded by the coding sequence ATGACACTCCAGAAAATGAAGATCGGTCCCTTGCTCGCCCTCGGCTTTTCGGCAGTCCTGCTGCTGATGCTGCTGCTGGTCGGGATCGGCATCGCGAAAATGCACACGATCGGCGGCATGACCAGCGCCCTGACCGGCGAAGGCATCCGCAAGTCCAACCTGCTGCAGGAGTGGAAGAGCATCATCGAAGTCAACGCGGCGCGCACCATCGCGGTGGCCAAGTCCACCGATCCCGCCACCGACAAATTCTTCCTCGACGCCATCGCCGCCGGTTCCAAGCGCGCCGACGCGCTCCAGAAGGAAGTGAAGGAGATCCTGGCCGCGGACGCCGAGGGCACCCGCCTGTTCGAAGGCATCGTGGCCGCGCGCGAAGCCTATCGCAACGCGCGCCAGCAGGCCTTCAAGCACAAGGCGGATGGCAAGCTCGACGAGGCGACGCGTTTCTTCGAAACCGACATGCTGCCGCGCGTGAACGACTACATCGGCAGCCTGGACAAGCTGGTCGCCTACCAGAAGGCCGCCGTGACCGCGGAAGCAGCTGCCATCGACCACGAGTTCGACACCAGCCGCAACGCCCAGCTGGGCCTGACCCTGTTCGCGCTGGCTACCGGCGCCGTGTTCGCCTGGCTGATCGCGCGCGCCATTACCGTGCCTTTGCAGGAAGCGCTGCAGGTCGCGCGCACCGTCGCCTCGGGTAACCTGGGCAGCAAGATCGAAGTCCGCGGCGCGAACGAAACCGGCCAGCTGATGGGCGCCCTGAAGGACATGAACGACAGCCTGCGCGGCATCGTCGACCGGGTGCGCAGCGGCACCGAGACCATCGCCAGCGCCTCGCACCAGATCGCCGGCGGCAACCTCGAGCTGTCCTCGCGCACCGAGCAGCAGGCCAGCAGCCTGGAGGAGACCGCATCGGCGATGGAAGAGCTGACCGCGACCGTGAAGCAGAACGCCGAGCACGCCAGTCACGCGAACACGCTGGCGCTCGACGCCTCGCAGGTCGCCGCGCGCGGTGGCGCCACGGTGGGCAAGGTGGTGGAGACCATGGCCGACATCAGCGCCGCCTCGCTGCGCATCAACGACATCGTGGCCGTGATCGACGGCATCGCCTTCCAGACCAACATCCTGGCGCTCAACGCCGCGGTCGAGGCGGCGCGCGCCGGCGAGCAGGGCCGCGGCTTCGCGGTGGTGGCCTCGGAGGTGCGCGCGCTGGCCCAGCGTTCGGCCAGCGCCGCCAAGGAGATCAAGGTCCTGATCGGCGACTCGACCGGCAAGGTGCAGGAAGGCAGCCGCCTGGTTGGCGAGGCCGGCGCCACGATGCGCGACATCGTCGGCGCGATCGAGCGCGTGGCCGGCATCATGTCCGAGATCGCGGCCGCCAGCGGCGAGCAGTCGACCGGCATCGAGCAGGTGAACCTGGCGGTGGCCCAGATGGACCAGGTGACCCAGCAGAACGCCGCCCTGGTCGAAGAGGCTGCCGCCGCGTCGGACGCCCTGAACGAACAGGCGCGCACGCTCTCGCAGCTGGTGGGCACCTTCCACCTCGAGCCCGTCGAAGGGCGCGCCCTGCCGCCCGTTCCCGAGCGCCGGCTCCTGGCTGCCTGA
- a CDS encoding serine hydrolase yields the protein MRLRLSTFAPLLLAASLALLSGCTLLATATTAPLLDRHVPKDYSGVVAVRKDSRAPLVLEARGLALREERQPNTKETRFMIGSATKWITAVTMLRLADMGKLELDAPIARYLPELPPANGAVTLRQLLSHHSGIPNGYAAALAKDPATNRLEIGLVDAALRFGAGAPTAAPGERYEYSGANYMLAAAAVERATGKPFTEVVEELVFAPAGVRDTSFAETGYEDAVGMAVGYSADGQRKTPPAAPMLAPTGTVYSTARDLVDLMDAVYQGKLLSARSLRELSTVHHAPEHYALGGRVQPLNTDKGARSLAWEAGAFGGYKTLIAYDPADGRAVVLLNNGDMAQDTLAPIAQALVRRLDR from the coding sequence ATGCGCCTGCGCCTGTCCACCTTCGCCCCCCTGCTACTGGCCGCCAGCCTGGCCCTGCTGTCCGGCTGCACCCTGCTCGCCACCGCCACCACCGCGCCCCTGCTCGACCGGCATGTTCCCAAGGACTACAGTGGGGTTGTCGCCGTGCGCAAGGACAGCCGCGCGCCGCTCGTGCTCGAGGCGCGCGGCCTCGCCCTGCGCGAGGAACGCCAGCCCAACACCAAGGAGACCCGCTTCATGATCGGCTCGGCCACCAAGTGGATCACGGCCGTCACCATGCTGCGCCTGGCCGACATGGGCAAGCTCGAGCTCGATGCACCGATCGCGCGCTACCTGCCCGAACTGCCGCCAGCGAACGGCGCGGTGACCCTGCGCCAGCTGCTGTCCCACCACAGCGGCATTCCGAACGGCTATGCGGCGGCCCTGGCCAAGGATCCGGCCACCAACCGGCTCGAAATCGGCCTGGTCGACGCGGCCCTGCGCTTCGGGGCGGGCGCGCCCACGGCAGCGCCCGGCGAGCGCTACGAGTATTCGGGCGCCAATTACATGCTGGCCGCCGCGGCGGTCGAGCGGGCCACCGGCAAGCCGTTCACGGAAGTGGTCGAGGAACTCGTGTTCGCCCCCGCCGGCGTGCGCGACACCAGCTTCGCCGAAACCGGCTACGAGGACGCGGTGGGCATGGCCGTCGGCTACAGCGCCGACGGCCAGCGCAAGACGCCGCCGGCCGCGCCGATGCTGGCGCCGACCGGCACCGTCTACAGCACCGCGCGCGACCTGGTCGACCTGATGGATGCGGTGTACCAGGGCAAGCTGCTGTCGGCGCGCAGCCTGCGCGAGCTGTCGACCGTGCATCATGCGCCCGAGCACTACGCCCTGGGCGGCCGCGTCCAGCCTCTGAACACGGACAAAGGCGCCCGCTCCCTGGCCTGGGAGGCGGGCGCCTTCGGCGGCTACAAGACCCTGATCGCCTACGATCCGGCGGACGGGCGCGCCGTGGTGCTGCTGAACAATGGCGACATGGCCCAGGACACCCTGGCCCCGATCGCCCAGGCCCTGGTCCGGAGATTGGATCGCTAG